The Streptomyces nitrosporeus genome includes a window with the following:
- a CDS encoding glycoside hydrolase family 43 protein, whose amino-acid sequence MNPPWTADLGDGTYRNPVLNADWSDPDVVSVGEDHYLTASSFGRFPGLPLLHSRDLVNWTLAGHALDRLEPASEFVVPRHDCGVWAPSLRHHAGRFWIFWGDPDHGIQQVNAERVEGPWTAPHLVKAGKGLIDACPLWDEETGEAYLVHAWAKSRSGVKNRLTGHRMSPDGRTLLDEGTTLVDADTIPGWFTLEGPKLYRHDGWFWILAPAGGVETGWQGAFRSRDFFGPYEERVVLEQGRTAVNGPHQGGWVRTAAGEDWFLHFQSKGAYGRVVHLQPMRWSEDGWPVIGDAGEPVAVHRKPTAPAQPVTAPASGDTFPGGRPGPQWQWTADPRPEWTGEHDGHGLRLTCVPTAYAHDLRVLPSVLVQRLPAEEFTAEVDLALHSGVPGANAGLAVLGDAFSWIGLEAGPDGTPLLVHRYAEGVAEHERDAEYSRPAPGGRARLRVEVTTGARCRFLADTGDGFRPSGQVFAATPWRWVGALLGLFATAPAGTEPAGTAHFTDFRTAAPAPAGSGTRTGA is encoded by the coding sequence GTGAACCCGCCCTGGACCGCCGACCTCGGTGACGGCACCTACCGCAACCCGGTGCTGAACGCCGACTGGTCGGACCCCGACGTCGTGAGCGTGGGGGAGGACCACTACCTCACCGCCTCCAGCTTCGGCCGGTTCCCGGGGCTGCCCCTGCTGCACTCCCGGGACCTGGTCAACTGGACCCTGGCCGGCCACGCCCTCGACCGCCTGGAGCCCGCCTCCGAGTTCGTCGTCCCCCGCCACGACTGCGGGGTGTGGGCGCCCTCGCTGCGGCACCACGCCGGACGCTTCTGGATCTTCTGGGGCGACCCCGACCACGGCATCCAGCAGGTCAACGCCGAGCGCGTCGAGGGACCGTGGACCGCGCCGCACCTGGTCAAGGCGGGCAAGGGCCTCATCGACGCCTGCCCGCTGTGGGACGAGGAGACCGGCGAGGCCTACCTCGTACACGCCTGGGCCAAGTCCCGCTCCGGCGTCAAGAACCGGCTGACCGGCCACCGGATGAGCCCCGACGGGCGCACCCTGCTCGACGAGGGCACCACCCTGGTCGACGCGGACACCATCCCCGGCTGGTTCACCCTGGAAGGCCCCAAGCTCTACCGCCACGACGGCTGGTTCTGGATCCTCGCCCCCGCCGGAGGCGTGGAGACGGGCTGGCAGGGAGCCTTCCGCTCCCGCGACTTCTTCGGACCGTACGAGGAACGCGTCGTCCTGGAACAGGGCCGTACCGCCGTCAACGGCCCCCACCAGGGCGGCTGGGTCCGCACCGCGGCCGGAGAGGACTGGTTCCTGCACTTCCAGTCCAAGGGCGCCTACGGCCGGGTCGTCCACCTCCAGCCGATGCGCTGGAGCGAGGACGGCTGGCCCGTCATCGGGGACGCGGGCGAACCCGTCGCCGTGCACCGCAAGCCCACCGCCCCGGCGCAGCCCGTGACCGCGCCGGCCTCCGGTGACACCTTCCCCGGCGGCCGGCCCGGCCCGCAGTGGCAGTGGACGGCCGACCCCCGGCCGGAGTGGACCGGGGAGCACGACGGGCACGGGCTGCGGCTCACCTGCGTACCGACCGCCTACGCCCACGACCTGCGGGTCCTGCCCAGCGTCCTGGTCCAGCGGCTGCCCGCCGAGGAGTTCACCGCGGAGGTGGACCTCGCCCTGCACAGCGGCGTACCCGGAGCCAACGCCGGACTCGCCGTGCTCGGCGACGCCTTCAGCTGGATCGGCCTGGAGGCCGGCCCCGACGGCACACCGCTGCTCGTCCACCGGTACGCCGAAGGCGTCGCCGAACACGAACGGGACGCCGAGTACTCCCGCCCGGCACCCGGCGGACGGGCCCGGCTGCGCGTCGAGGTCACCACCGGGGCGCGCTGCCGCTTCCTCGCCGACACCGGCGACGGCTTCCGCCCCTCGGGCCAGGTCTTCGCCGCCACCCCGTGGCGCTGGGTCGGAGCCCTGCTCGGCCTCTTCGCCACCGCGCCGGCGGGCACAGAACCCGCCGGAACGGCCCACTTCACCGACTTCCGTACCGCCGCACCCGCTCCCGCCGGCAGCGGCACCCGCACGGGCGCCTGA
- a CDS encoding pectate lyase family protein yields the protein MPARMRNVRAIAVVMGCASLALAVSVPAQAAHGHGHGNGHKGIERAVLPEGDGWAAAEGSTTGGANATPDHVYTVTNRAELIAAFRDAGDAPKIVRIAGTVHGNSDANGTPIGCEDYQQDGYTLEKYLAAYDPAVWGTEEVPSGPLEDARAASAKLQAAAVNVNVPSNTTLVGVGENPTVIGASLQVKGVSNVIIRNINFEDTYDCFPQWDPTDGDNGAWNSEYDNLVVYGSDHVWVDHNTFSDGDRPDAGQPYYFGQVYQQHDGLFDIVRGADLVTVSWNVLKDHDKTMLIGNSDKAGDTDRGKLRVTLHHNLFKDVKERAPRVRFGQVDSYNNHFVATRGAAYGYTYGIGAESHLVAEHNAFTVPKGFDKATILKKWSESSLTAGGNYVNGRKTDLIAVHNAGVPTEHLTEGAGWTPTLRTKVNHPLVVPVLVGLKAGAGKARAN from the coding sequence ATGCCCGCACGCATGCGAAACGTCCGCGCCATCGCCGTGGTGATGGGCTGTGCCTCGCTCGCCCTCGCCGTGAGCGTCCCCGCCCAGGCCGCCCACGGCCACGGCCACGGCAACGGCCACAAGGGGATCGAGCGCGCCGTCCTCCCCGAGGGCGACGGCTGGGCCGCCGCCGAGGGCTCCACCACCGGTGGCGCGAACGCCACCCCGGACCACGTCTACACGGTCACCAACCGCGCCGAGCTGATCGCCGCGTTCCGGGACGCCGGCGACGCCCCCAAGATCGTCAGGATCGCGGGCACCGTCCACGGCAACTCCGACGCCAACGGCACCCCGATCGGCTGCGAGGACTACCAGCAGGACGGTTACACCCTGGAGAAGTACCTCGCCGCCTACGACCCGGCGGTCTGGGGCACCGAGGAGGTGCCCTCCGGCCCGCTGGAGGACGCCCGCGCGGCGTCCGCGAAGCTCCAGGCGGCCGCCGTCAACGTCAACGTCCCGTCCAACACCACGCTCGTCGGCGTCGGCGAGAACCCGACGGTCATCGGCGCGAGCCTCCAGGTGAAGGGCGTCTCCAACGTCATCATCCGCAACATCAACTTCGAGGACACCTACGACTGCTTCCCCCAGTGGGACCCCACCGACGGTGACAACGGCGCCTGGAACTCCGAGTACGACAACCTCGTCGTCTACGGCTCCGACCACGTCTGGGTCGACCACAACACCTTCAGCGACGGCGACCGTCCCGACGCCGGCCAGCCGTACTACTTCGGCCAGGTCTACCAGCAGCACGACGGCCTCTTCGACATCGTCCGCGGCGCCGACCTGGTCACCGTCTCCTGGAACGTCCTCAAGGACCACGACAAGACCATGCTCATCGGCAACAGCGACAAGGCCGGTGACACCGACCGGGGCAAGCTCCGCGTCACGCTGCACCACAACCTCTTCAAGGACGTGAAGGAGCGCGCGCCCCGCGTCCGCTTCGGCCAGGTCGACTCGTACAACAACCACTTCGTCGCCACCAGGGGTGCCGCCTACGGCTACACCTACGGCATCGGCGCCGAATCGCACCTGGTCGCCGAGCACAACGCGTTCACCGTGCCCAAGGGCTTCGACAAGGCCACCATCCTCAAGAAGTGGTCGGAGTCCTCCCTCACCGCGGGCGGCAACTACGTCAACGGCCGCAAGACCGACCTGATAGCCGTGCACAACGCGGGCGTCCCCACCGAGCACCTCACCGAGGGCGCCGGCTGGACCCCGACGCTCCGCACCAAGGTCAACCACCCGCTCGTCGTCCCCGTACTCGTGGGTCTGAAGGCCGGCGCCGGCAAGGCGCGCGCCAACTGA
- a CDS encoding ABC transporter substrate-binding protein gives MTISKTQRGRAAAAVSLTAVLALTATACGDDGTSSGSDGSGKGEITFWDNNGGPRTAIWTEIIKDFEKKYPDIKVKYVPIPIADVQSKYDTAIAGGGLPDVGGVGTAYLANMVSQEALEPLNDRIEDSTLQGKLVESMVASVTSAAGRGDDMYTVPTSANNGVLWYRTDLFEAAGLEAPTTWAKFYEAADKLTDAKNNKFGYTIRGGAGSIAQALDAVYGQSGITSFWDGDKTTLNDPKNVEALEKYAGLFKKTTPAADVNNDFTKMVAQWDTGTIGMLSHNLGSYQDHLKALGEEKFAGIPAPIGDSGTRVQVSNPVDGLGLFKSSENKDAAWKFIEFAASHESNSKWNESAGAIPANTEAAKDPWIKESEPTSLAAGALTDGSTKVVDLPYYLPDWNNISKADNEPEFQKLLLGKITAKDFLDKMADELNEANKEWQERSNG, from the coding sequence ATGACCATCTCGAAGACGCAGCGGGGGCGCGCCGCGGCCGCGGTCTCCCTCACGGCGGTGCTCGCCCTGACGGCCACCGCGTGCGGTGACGACGGCACCAGCTCCGGCAGCGACGGCAGCGGCAAGGGCGAGATCACCTTCTGGGACAACAACGGTGGTCCGCGCACCGCCATCTGGACCGAGATCATCAAGGACTTCGAGAAGAAGTACCCGGACATCAAGGTCAAGTACGTCCCGATCCCGATCGCCGACGTCCAGTCGAAGTACGACACGGCCATCGCGGGCGGCGGTCTGCCCGATGTCGGCGGTGTCGGCACCGCCTACCTCGCCAACATGGTGTCGCAGGAGGCCCTGGAACCCCTCAACGACCGGATCGAGGACTCCACGCTCCAGGGCAAGCTGGTCGAGAGCATGGTGGCCAGCGTCACCTCGGCCGCGGGCCGCGGGGACGACATGTACACCGTGCCGACCTCCGCGAACAACGGTGTCCTGTGGTACCGCACCGACCTGTTCGAGGCGGCCGGGCTGGAGGCGCCCACCACCTGGGCCAAGTTCTACGAGGCCGCGGACAAGCTGACCGACGCCAAGAACAACAAGTTCGGCTACACCATCCGCGGCGGGGCGGGCTCCATCGCCCAGGCCCTGGACGCCGTCTACGGCCAGAGCGGCATCACCTCGTTCTGGGACGGCGACAAGACGACGCTCAACGACCCCAAGAACGTCGAGGCGCTGGAGAAGTACGCCGGCCTCTTCAAGAAGACGACGCCGGCCGCCGACGTCAACAACGACTTCACGAAGATGGTCGCCCAGTGGGACACCGGCACCATCGGCATGCTGAGCCACAACCTCGGCTCCTACCAGGACCACCTCAAGGCGCTCGGCGAGGAGAAGTTCGCCGGCATCCCCGCCCCCATCGGGGACAGCGGCACCCGCGTCCAGGTCTCCAACCCCGTCGACGGTCTCGGCCTCTTCAAGTCCAGCGAGAACAAGGACGCGGCCTGGAAGTTCATCGAGTTCGCGGCCTCCCACGAGTCCAACAGCAAGTGGAACGAGTCCGCGGGCGCCATCCCGGCCAACACCGAGGCCGCCAAGGACCCGTGGATCAAGGAGTCCGAGCCGACCTCCCTGGCCGCCGGTGCCCTCACCGACGGTTCCACCAAGGTCGTGGACCTGCCGTACTACCTGCCGGACTGGAACAACATCAGCAAGGCCGACAACGAGCCCGAGTTCCAGAAGCTGCTGCTCGGCAAGATCACGGCCAAGGACTTCCTGGACAAGATGGCCGATGAGCTGAACGAGGCCAACAAGGAGTGGCAGGAGCGGAGCAACGGCTGA
- a CDS encoding dienelactone hydrolase family protein gives MAGAAFSGPASSGLVHGVLPAFHGLLREELTFPLSRENSAARDFGTWRAGARAAVHGLLLRPPGADAPFEPVTLDAHPRAGYTARTVEFALTRYSRTRGSLLLPDGPGPFPAVLVLHDHGSEFTIGREKAVRPWAAPDRLARATAWTARYYGGRFTGDELASRGYAVLAVDTLGWGDRGPLTYAGQQALAANLLQLGTSPAGLAAHEDHRAAAFLASLPQVDEHRVGALGFSMGAYRAWQLSALSDDIRAAAAIGWMTTLRHLMTPGNNALRGQSAFHTLHPGLSRLLDIPDVASLAAPKPALFLTGGADPLFPPAGAAAAYAKLRPVWASQDATDRLTTEIWPGQGHTFGTGMQEAVYDWLDRWVGGGGSRGRV, from the coding sequence GTGGCCGGCGCTGCCTTCTCCGGCCCGGCCTCCTCCGGGCTGGTCCACGGGGTACTTCCCGCCTTCCACGGACTCCTCCGGGAAGAACTCACCTTCCCCCTCTCCCGGGAGAACTCCGCGGCGCGGGACTTCGGCACCTGGCGTGCCGGGGCCCGCGCCGCGGTGCACGGACTGCTGCTCCGGCCGCCCGGCGCCGACGCGCCCTTCGAACCGGTCACCCTCGACGCACATCCCCGCGCCGGCTACACCGCCCGCACCGTGGAGTTCGCCCTCACCCGCTACAGCCGGACCCGGGGCTCCCTGCTGCTGCCCGACGGGCCGGGTCCCTTCCCCGCGGTCCTGGTCCTGCACGACCACGGCTCGGAGTTCACGATCGGCAGGGAGAAGGCCGTACGCCCCTGGGCCGCCCCGGACCGCCTCGCACGGGCCACCGCCTGGACCGCCCGGTACTACGGAGGCAGGTTCACCGGTGACGAGCTGGCCTCCCGCGGCTACGCCGTGCTCGCCGTCGACACCCTCGGCTGGGGCGACCGGGGCCCGCTCACCTACGCCGGCCAACAGGCCCTGGCCGCCAACCTCTTACAGCTGGGCACCTCACCGGCCGGCCTCGCCGCCCACGAGGACCACCGCGCCGCGGCCTTCCTCGCCTCACTGCCCCAGGTGGACGAGCACCGTGTGGGAGCGCTCGGCTTCTCCATGGGCGCCTACCGCGCCTGGCAGCTCTCCGCCCTGTCCGACGACATCCGCGCGGCCGCCGCCATCGGCTGGATGACCACCCTCCGCCACCTCATGACCCCCGGCAACAACGCCCTGCGCGGCCAGTCCGCCTTCCACACGCTCCACCCGGGCCTGAGCCGCCTCCTGGACATCCCGGACGTGGCGTCCCTGGCCGCCCCCAAACCCGCCCTCTTCCTGACGGGCGGCGCGGACCCCCTCTTCCCGCCGGCCGGTGCCGCGGCGGCGTACGCGAAGCTGCGCCCGGTCTGGGCCTCCCAGGACGCCACCGACCGCCTCACCACCGAGATCTGGCCCGGCCAGGGCCACACCTTCGGGACGGGAATGCAGGAGGCGGTGTACGACTGGCTGGACCGGTGGGTGGGCGGGGGAGGGAGCCGGGGCCGGGTCTGA
- a CDS encoding pectinesterase family protein — MPSRRSALSLLAGAGAALALSTPAAQARPARPRPFGRYGSPGRRLDPLTLYVDPHGRGDHTDVRAALAAATGTGHTLVIAPGTYRGTLSVSASRTGLTLIGASGDPRDTVIVYDNAAGTPKPDGSGTLGTSGSATVTVQAADFTARDLTFANDWLRSDNPGYTGTQAVAIKVQGDRSAFHGCRFLGHQDTLYADSLSLTSFARQYYRDCYMEGDVDFVFGRATAVYDRCHFRTLTRTDLAAAPYGFVFAPSTAGPNPHGYLVLRSRVTSTAPDGYYKLARPWVPSSDPTAHPMLTVRDSHLGAGIDAAAPYGTMSAGFPWQEQRFAEYRNTGPGARTTVPGNRPQLSRSEARAHTPAAYLGDWCPYA; from the coding sequence ATGCCCAGCAGACGCAGCGCCCTGTCCCTGCTCGCCGGCGCGGGTGCCGCCCTCGCCCTCTCCACCCCCGCCGCCCAGGCCCGGCCCGCCCGCCCCCGCCCCTTCGGCCGCTACGGCTCACCCGGCCGCCGCCTCGACCCGCTCACCCTGTACGTCGACCCGCACGGCCGCGGCGACCACACCGACGTACGCGCGGCCCTCGCCGCGGCCACCGGTACCGGGCACACCCTGGTCATCGCCCCCGGCACCTACCGCGGCACGCTCTCGGTGTCCGCCTCGCGGACCGGCCTCACCCTCATCGGCGCGAGCGGCGACCCCCGCGACACCGTCATCGTGTACGACAACGCGGCCGGCACCCCCAAGCCCGACGGCTCCGGCACGCTCGGCACCAGCGGCTCGGCCACCGTCACCGTCCAGGCCGCGGACTTCACCGCCCGCGACCTGACCTTCGCCAACGACTGGCTGCGCTCGGACAACCCCGGGTACACCGGTACCCAGGCCGTCGCCATCAAGGTCCAGGGCGACCGCTCGGCGTTCCACGGCTGCCGCTTCCTCGGCCACCAGGACACGCTCTACGCCGACTCCCTCTCCCTCACCTCGTTCGCCCGGCAGTACTACCGGGACTGCTACATGGAGGGCGACGTCGACTTCGTGTTCGGCCGGGCCACCGCCGTCTACGACCGCTGCCACTTCCGCACCCTGACCCGCACCGACCTGGCCGCGGCCCCCTACGGCTTCGTCTTCGCGCCCAGCACCGCCGGGCCCAACCCGCACGGTTACCTGGTCCTGCGCTCCCGCGTCACCAGCACCGCCCCCGACGGCTACTACAAGCTGGCCCGCCCCTGGGTGCCCTCCTCCGACCCCACCGCCCACCCCATGCTGACCGTCCGGGACAGCCACCTCGGCGCCGGCATCGACGCGGCCGCCCCGTACGGCACCATGTCCGCCGGATTCCCCTGGCAGGAACAGCGCTTCGCCGAGTACCGCAACACCGGCCCCGGCGCCCGGACCACCGTCCCCGGCAACCGCCCCCAGCTGAGCCGGTCCGAGGCCCGTGCCCACACCCCGGCCGCCTACCTCGGCGACTGGTGCCCCTACGCGTGA
- a CDS encoding LamG domain-containing protein has protein sequence MNRRDDRARRRRPGVAVTLAALLATGLGLVAPSGALPQAAAAPADDGATAGTRAAQEAAAGQGTPVEIPGLRDERSTTVANPDGTFTTTTAVQPVRTLKDGKWTDIDATLVRQKDGAYAPKAVPAAMSFSGGGTNTFATIGRDGRTLSLDWPGELPEPAVEGPTATYPEVLPGVDLQVTASAEGFSHLIVVKDAEAAENPELAELSLPVHASAVELRTSEDGGLTATDSAGGTVFEAPAPLMWDSAQGEDTGPAVARMQAPTTAAPAAGSPQETPPDGTQIADVALDVTADTLTLTPDRELLTGDDTVYPVYIDPVVKTANRSGWTMVSSYHSSAEFWKFGDDEGVGRCPADVSYRCASSSDTKRQFFAIPTAQFEGKDIISAEFGVTMVHTYSSSAKEVQLGRVNSSGASAISSATNWGNQPSLKETIGSKSPTNPAGSCTSTNQNVRFDIKSTVQKAADSGWDTTTFRLRAGDEGDYSYWKRFCGNAQLEVKYNRPPLAPAMSALTMSPGGSCEYGNADGHYVSSAPVLNATIRDYDHNDIAGYAESLKARFHIFWTKDGKLVEHYATTGARTTTGTGQTGSASFKYKVGSDLSTDSYAGFTLPSNTTIGWDVQGHDGTAWGPWSSAGTATRCEFIYDASTPAAPVITSAQYPDDDAWHAGVGDYGSFTLDSPSADVARYQYRFTGGAWTTVNTAAPGGPATVKFMPTSEGPWNLEAKAVDAAGNAQKTVMGYQFLVSDGRAPVGGWTLGDVAGSGSAAGTGSSPAAEPGTGVGFGAAPGPLGDADTFARLDGTGNAYLDTGRHMVNTTAGFSVSAWVSLPEVPTEDRTVVSQDGTGLPGFDLGYDAGTRRWAFRAPFNDLESLGDWQVTGGKVVPGAWTHLVGSYDGVTGEMKLYVDGIAVTTTVKRLTPWNAMGSLQIGRRLALDGYTAHFKGGIADVQVYDRVVTAPESADLGGIVARQLAYWDVDSAPGGTAPEAAGGTGLTLGGGAAIYTPAPGCDPEADPECVETAPEDPVWGDGHLMLNGTDAYAARAAGLLSPQDSFSLTIRARLSSASPAKDQTVLSLTGAKGSALTVGYSAADSRWILTATDTDSDTPVTTTAKATGFLPSTGLTGDHFALVYSAVFGDVVLYVNGVESARVPWDNTWDFTATALQVGRTLTGTTPSAFLSGAVDEVRLFQGALDASLVNLVRGLADDTSIEATLT, from the coding sequence GTGAACAGACGTGATGACCGGGCAAGACGCCGCAGACCAGGCGTCGCGGTCACCCTGGCGGCCCTGCTCGCCACCGGCCTGGGCCTCGTCGCCCCGTCAGGAGCCCTCCCCCAGGCGGCAGCGGCCCCCGCCGACGACGGTGCCACGGCAGGGACCCGTGCCGCGCAGGAGGCCGCGGCCGGCCAGGGCACTCCTGTTGAGATACCCGGCCTGCGTGACGAGCGCAGCACCACGGTGGCCAACCCGGACGGCACCTTCACCACCACCACCGCCGTGCAGCCCGTCCGGACCCTCAAGGACGGGAAGTGGACGGACATCGACGCCACACTCGTCCGCCAGAAGGACGGGGCGTACGCGCCGAAGGCGGTACCGGCGGCCATGTCCTTCTCCGGCGGGGGCACGAACACGTTCGCCACCATCGGCCGGGACGGCCGTACGCTGTCCCTGGACTGGCCCGGTGAGCTGCCCGAACCCGCCGTCGAAGGCCCGACCGCGACCTACCCGGAGGTGCTCCCGGGGGTCGACCTCCAGGTCACCGCGAGCGCCGAGGGCTTCTCGCACCTGATCGTCGTCAAGGACGCGGAGGCCGCCGAGAACCCGGAACTGGCCGAACTCAGCCTGCCCGTCCACGCGTCCGCGGTCGAACTCCGGACATCCGAGGACGGCGGCCTGACCGCGACGGACTCCGCGGGCGGCACGGTCTTCGAGGCCCCCGCCCCGCTGATGTGGGACAGCGCCCAGGGCGAAGACACCGGACCGGCCGTCGCGAGGATGCAGGCGCCCACCACGGCCGCCCCCGCCGCCGGCAGCCCGCAGGAGACACCCCCGGACGGCACGCAGATCGCCGACGTGGCCCTCGACGTCACCGCGGACACCCTGACCCTGACGCCGGACCGGGAACTGCTCACCGGTGACGACACGGTCTACCCGGTCTACATCGACCCCGTGGTCAAGACGGCGAACCGCAGCGGCTGGACCATGGTTTCCTCGTACCACTCGTCGGCCGAGTTCTGGAAGTTCGGCGACGACGAAGGAGTCGGCCGCTGCCCGGCCGACGTCTCCTACCGCTGTGCGAGTTCCTCGGACACCAAGCGGCAGTTCTTCGCCATCCCGACGGCGCAGTTCGAGGGCAAGGACATCATCTCGGCCGAGTTCGGCGTGACGATGGTCCACACCTACAGCTCCTCCGCCAAGGAGGTCCAGCTCGGCAGGGTCAACTCCTCCGGGGCGAGCGCGATCAGCTCCGCCACCAACTGGGGGAACCAGCCCTCCCTGAAGGAGACCATCGGCAGCAAGTCGCCGACGAACCCCGCGGGCTCCTGCACCTCGACGAACCAGAACGTACGGTTCGACATCAAGAGCACGGTCCAGAAGGCCGCGGACAGCGGCTGGGACACCACGACGTTCCGGCTGCGCGCCGGTGACGAGGGCGACTACTCGTACTGGAAGCGGTTCTGCGGCAACGCCCAGCTGGAGGTCAAGTACAACCGGCCCCCGCTCGCCCCCGCGATGAGCGCTCTGACCATGTCACCGGGCGGCTCGTGCGAGTACGGGAACGCGGACGGCCACTACGTCTCCTCGGCCCCCGTGCTCAACGCCACCATCCGGGACTACGACCACAACGACATCGCCGGTTACGCGGAGAGCCTGAAGGCCCGGTTCCACATCTTCTGGACCAAGGACGGGAAGCTGGTCGAGCACTACGCCACCACCGGCGCCCGGACCACGACCGGCACCGGCCAGACCGGGTCCGCGTCGTTCAAGTACAAGGTGGGGTCCGACCTCAGCACCGACTCGTACGCCGGTTTCACCCTCCCGTCGAACACCACGATCGGCTGGGACGTCCAGGGCCACGACGGCACGGCCTGGGGCCCGTGGAGTTCCGCGGGCACCGCCACACGCTGCGAGTTCATCTACGACGCGTCGACTCCCGCCGCACCGGTGATCACCTCCGCGCAGTACCCGGACGACGACGCCTGGCACGCCGGTGTCGGTGACTACGGGAGCTTCACTCTGGACTCGCCCTCCGCCGATGTGGCCCGCTACCAGTACCGGTTCACCGGCGGGGCCTGGACGACGGTGAACACGGCGGCCCCCGGCGGCCCCGCGACGGTGAAGTTCATGCCGACGTCCGAAGGGCCGTGGAACCTGGAGGCCAAGGCGGTCGACGCGGCGGGCAACGCGCAGAAGACGGTGATGGGGTACCAGTTCCTCGTCTCCGACGGCCGGGCCCCCGTGGGAGGGTGGACCCTCGGTGACGTCGCGGGCTCCGGCTCCGCGGCCGGCACCGGCTCCTCGCCGGCCGCGGAACCCGGCACCGGGGTCGGCTTCGGTGCCGCCCCCGGCCCCCTCGGCGACGCCGACACCTTCGCCCGGCTGGACGGGACCGGGAACGCCTACCTGGACACGGGCAGGCACATGGTCAACACCACGGCCGGCTTCTCGGTCAGCGCCTGGGTGTCCCTCCCCGAGGTCCCTACCGAGGACCGGACCGTGGTCAGCCAGGACGGCACCGGTCTGCCCGGCTTCGACCTGGGGTACGACGCGGGCACCCGCCGCTGGGCCTTCCGCGCCCCGTTCAACGACCTGGAGTCCCTCGGCGACTGGCAGGTCACCGGCGGCAAGGTGGTGCCGGGCGCCTGGACCCACCTCGTGGGCTCCTACGACGGGGTCACGGGCGAGATGAAGCTGTATGTCGACGGCATCGCCGTCACCACGACCGTGAAGCGGCTGACGCCCTGGAACGCCATGGGCTCCCTCCAGATCGGCCGCAGGCTGGCCCTCGACGGGTACACCGCCCACTTCAAGGGCGGCATCGCCGACGTCCAGGTCTACGACCGTGTGGTCACCGCGCCGGAAAGCGCGGACCTGGGCGGCATCGTGGCACGGCAGCTCGCCTACTGGGACGTCGACAGCGCCCCCGGAGGCACGGCACCGGAGGCGGCGGGCGGCACAGGGCTGACGCTCGGCGGCGGCGCGGCCATCTACACACCGGCACCGGGCTGCGACCCGGAGGCCGACCCGGAGTGTGTCGAGACCGCCCCCGAGGACCCCGTATGGGGTGACGGGCATCTCATGCTCAACGGCACCGACGCCTATGCGGCACGGGCGGCCGGACTGCTCTCCCCGCAGGACAGCTTCTCGCTGACCATCCGCGCCCGGCTCTCCTCGGCGTCGCCGGCGAAGGACCAGACGGTCCTGTCCCTGACCGGAGCGAAGGGCAGTGCGCTCACGGTCGGCTACTCGGCCGCCGACAGCCGGTGGATCCTCACCGCCACCGATACGGACTCGGACACCCCGGTGACCACGACCGCGAAGGCTACCGGCTTCCTGCCCAGCACAGGACTCACGGGCGATCATTTCGCCCTGGTCTACTCGGCCGTCTTCGGCGACGTGGTGCTCTACGTCAACGGAGTGGAGAGCGCGCGGGTGCCCTGGGACAACACCTGGGACTTCACGGCCACCGCTCTCCAGGTGGGCAGGACCCTGACGGGTACGACGCCCTCCGCCTTCCTCTCCGGCGCCGTCGACGAGGTGCGCCTGTTCCAGGGAGCGCTGGACGCCAGCCTCGTGAACCTGGTCAGGGGCCTCGCGGACGACACCAGCATCGAAGCCACCCTGACCTGA
- a CDS encoding rhamnogalacturonan acetylesterase produces MSLTRRQTAAALLALPLALIATPAVAQQAGSGGSKPRLRTLHIAGDSTAAQKYADAAPETGWGMALPFFLGRHLAVANHAVNGRSSKSFIDEGRLTALLHRVAPGDLVLVQFGHNDEKTEDPARGTDPWTTYQQYLRQYLDGARRRRAQPVLITPVERRRFAADGTAKPTHGEYPAAMRALAAEEGVPLIDMQALSLARWQGLGPDGTEALFNWLEPGESPNYPDGRQDNTHFSPAGAVEVARMTTRALRDRGVLVPGDVRSLGAPVSGHRIVWPQPA; encoded by the coding sequence GTGTCACTCACCCGCAGACAGACCGCAGCCGCGCTCCTGGCGCTGCCGCTCGCGCTGATCGCCACCCCCGCCGTCGCCCAGCAGGCCGGCTCCGGCGGCAGCAAGCCCCGGCTCCGCACCCTGCACATCGCGGGTGACTCCACGGCCGCACAGAAATACGCCGACGCCGCACCGGAAACCGGTTGGGGCATGGCCCTCCCGTTCTTCCTCGGCCGTCACCTCGCGGTCGCCAACCACGCCGTCAACGGCCGCAGTTCCAAGAGCTTCATCGACGAGGGCCGCCTCACCGCCCTGCTGCACCGCGTCGCCCCCGGCGACCTCGTCCTGGTCCAGTTCGGGCACAACGACGAGAAGACCGAGGACCCGGCCCGCGGCACGGACCCCTGGACCACCTACCAGCAGTACCTGCGCCAGTACCTCGACGGCGCCCGCAGGCGCCGGGCGCAGCCGGTCCTGATCACCCCGGTGGAGCGCCGCAGGTTCGCCGCCGACGGCACCGCCAAGCCCACCCACGGGGAGTACCCGGCGGCGATGCGCGCCCTGGCCGCCGAGGAAGGGGTGCCGCTGATCGACATGCAGGCCCTCTCCCTGGCCCGCTGGCAGGGACTCGGCCCGGACGGGACCGAGGCCCTGTTCAACTGGCTGGAACCCGGCGAGTCGCCGAACTACCCCGACGGCCGCCAGGACAACACCCACTTCAGCCCCGCCGGTGCCGTCGAGGTGGCCCGGATGACCACCCGCGCACTCCGGGACCGGGGAGTGCTCGTCCCGGGCGACGTCCGCAGTCTCGGCGCGCCGGTCTCCGGGCACCGGATCGTCTGGCCGCAGCCCGCCTGA